From Osmerus mordax isolate fOsmMor3 chromosome 8, fOsmMor3.pri, whole genome shotgun sequence, a single genomic window includes:
- the LOC136947373 gene encoding hepatic sodium/bile acid cotransporter-like, which produces MKEKKQRGRNIGSFSSCSVQIPERLQMTSTLQILTIFHKMGKTNVMELSFHEELWLNDSAPHNTTVLETSAILDGAISIGTVIVLFITMISLGCTMEVSKIKDHIMKPKGVAIAVVAQYGVMPLTAFALGKVFQLRPLEAVVVLVCGCCPGGNLSNILALALQGDMNLSIVMTTCSTVLALGLMPLLLYLYCHGIADVGSAVPYTGITLALTMTLVPCGIGIFINHFRPQYSKTITKIGISIMLVSMVIIGILAGLTMANSILQVLSPTLTATAALMPLIGYTFGYAISYLFRLDGSGRRTIAMETGCQNIQLCSTILKVAFPPEVIGPYFLFPLIYILFQIVEAGLLILVFRCHQHFSKPNKESEVYQAVSSHLEEVKEPADVNV; this is translated from the exons atgaaagaaaaaaagcagagaggaagaaacaT TGGGAGCTTCTCCTCGTGCTCTGTGCAAATCCCAGAGAGATTGCAAATGACAAGCACATTACAA ATACTGACAATTTTCCACAAAATGGGAAAAACCAACGTTATGGAGCTGTCCTTTCATGAAGAACTGTGGCTCAATGACAGTGcaccacacaacaccacagtcTTGGAAACCAGTGCAATCCTGGATGGAGCCATAAGTATAGGAACTGTGATCGTCCTCTTCATCACCATGATATCTTTGGGCTGTACCATGGAGGTATCCAAGATCAAG GATCACATAATGAAGCCAAAAGGAGTTGCCATAGCAGTTGTTGCCCAGTATGGTGTCATGCCCCTAACAGCCTTCGCCCTGGGCAAG GTGTTCCAGCTGAGGCCTCTGGAAGCCGTGGTGGTGCTGGTCTGTGGCTGCTGTCCGGGGGGTAACCTGTCCAACATTCTGGCCCTAGCTCTTCAGGGAGACATGAACCTCAG TATTGTGATGACCACCTGCTCCACCGTGCTGGCGCTGGGATTGATGCCTCTGCTCCTGTACCTGTACTGCCACGGCATCGCTGACGTGGGCAGCGCTGTCCCCTACACTGGCATCACCCTGGCTCTGACCATGACCCTGGTGCCCTGTGGCATCGGCATCTTCATCAACCACTTCCGGCCGCAATACTCCAAGACCATCACCAAG ATAGGTATCTCCATCATGCTGGTGTCCATGGTGATCATAGGCATCTTGGCCGGCCTGACCATGGCTAACAGCATCCTCCAGGTCCTGTCCCCAACCCTCACAGCCACGGCTGCCCTCATGCCCCTCATCGGCTACACCTTTGGATACGCCATCTCCTATCTCTTCAGACTCGACGGATC GGGCCGGAGGACGATCGCCATGGAGACAGGCTGTCAGAACATCCAGCTGTGCTCCACCATTCTGAAGGTGGCCTTTCCCCCGGAGGTCATCGGCccttacttcctgtttcctctgaTATACATCTTGTTCCAGATAGTCGAAGCTGGTCTGCTCATCCTAGTGTTCAGGTGCCACCAGCACTTCAGCAAGCCAAACAAAG AGTCAGAGGTGTACCAGGCAGTGAGCAgccacctggaggaggtgaaggagccaGCTGATGTGAACGTTTGA